In Lepidochelys kempii isolate rLepKem1 chromosome 10, rLepKem1.hap2, whole genome shotgun sequence, a single window of DNA contains:
- the MINAR1 gene encoding major intrinsically disordered Notch2-binding receptor 1, whose translation METNQESSLFLVKILEELDTKQNTVSYQDLCKSLCARFDLSQLAKLRSVLFYTACLDPNFPATLFKDKMRCTVNNQQSKKIMVAADIVTIFNLIQMNGGVAKEKLPVARQKMRKKESVESCRSDTEICNVVDCVTNCELRDREFNRGYSGRRSSKCRKVDCKDCQQFVPTSEPNFLLGVNKEMKGRAASLDRLQALASYSIVNSPPCEMQSTYFPMNIENESISDQDSLPINAAIKETFISNDEPFVLQSCVQKRNIFKEDFHNLITISPNLMLPNKKPEDGPVEPQNRKEISKQGFFNHSFEMPYSSQYLNPVYSPIPDKRRVKHESLDDLQASTYFGPTTILGPQDTKRWAGKPIKQTAWPAKSWSLNTEEVPDFERSFFSRKQAEEKQRYQSSNNQSPSFPAADRHQTYLNPKDQTPIMQANYAVKQNGHKPKEIPSIVDMEKHEPIKKFRDKSINCTSVQLLSIDKTTSVGTQTEQQGLEHKKCKELCAPSQTKYGERHSLKQSDDDSEIVSDDISDIFRFLDDMSICGSTGVMQSSCYNSTGSLSQVRKSDCESSPEHNLTKITNGNSSNKLDKVVRADINNTDDELKTSVCKLVLRIGEIEKKLESLSGVREEISQVLGKLNKLDEKIQQPEKVNVQIDLNSLTSEVQSDESTSPRVFQCHNASHGGKLENNPDWCCSDVSGSNSESLRVKALKKSLFTRRSSRSLTEENSATESKIASISNSPRDWRAITYTNQVGMTEEEMKDRGGVENKDWHRKSKEADRQYEIPQPHRLSKQPKDAFLIEQVFSPHPYPASLKSHMKSNPLYTDMRLTELAEVKRAQPSWTIEEYTRNSGDKGKLAALDLQTQESLNPNNLEYWMEDIYTPGYDSLLKRKEAEFRRAKVCKIAALIAAAACTVILVIVVPICTMKS comes from the exons ATGGAGACCAACCAGGAATCCTCGCTCTTCCTGGTGAAGATTCTGGAAGAGCTGGATACCAAGCAAAACACCGTTTCTTATCAGGATCTCTGCAAATCACTGTGTGCAAGGTTTGATTTGTCCCAGCTAGCCAAGCTCAGAAGTGTGCTCTTTTACACAGCTTGCCTGGATCCTAATTTCCCAGCGACTTTGTTCAAAGACAAAATGAGATGCACTGTAAACAATCAGCAATCAAAGAAAATCATGGTTGCAGCAGATATAGTAACAATATTCAACCTCATACAAATGAATGGGGGAGTGGCTAAGGAAAAACTCCCTGTTGCACGACAAAAAATGAGGAAGAAAGAATCAGTTGAGTCCTGCAGGTCTGACACAGAAATATGCAACGTGGTGGATTGTGTGACTAATTGCGAGCTGAGAGACAGAGAGTTTAACAGGGGCTACTCAGGTAGAAGGTCTTCCAAATGCAGGAAGGTGGATTGTAAAGATTGTCAACAATTTGTACCTACTTCAGAACCTAACTTTTTGCTTGGTGTTAATAAGGAAATGAAAGGCCGAGCTGCCTCGCTTGATAGGCTGCAGGCACTAGCATCCTATTCCATTGTTAACTCTCCGCCCTGTGAAATGCAGAGCACATACTTCCCAATGAACATTGAGAACGAGTCAATCTCTGACCAGGACTCATTGCCTATCAATGCAGCTATAAAAGAGACTTTTATTTCAAATGATGAGCCATTTGTGTTGCAATCATGTGTACAGAAAAGGAACATATTCAAGGAGGATTTTCATAATCTTATCACAATATCTCCCAATTTAATGCTGCCCAATAAAAAACCAGAAGATGGACCTGTAGAGCCTCAGAACAGGAAAGAAATCTCCAAACAGGGTTTCTTCAACCACAGTTTTGAAATGCCGTACAGCAGCCAGTACTTGAACCCAGTTTATTCTCCGATACCAGACAAAAGACGAGTAAAACACGAAAGCTTAGATGATCTCCAAGCTTCTACATACTTTGGCCCAACCACTATACTTGGACCCCAAGATACAAAAAGATGGGCAGGAAAACCGATTAAACAAACTGCATGGCCAGCAAAAAGCTGGAGCTTAAACACAGAGGAGGTACCTGATTTTGAAAGATCCTTTTTCAGTAGGAAGCAAGCTGAAGAGAAGCAGCGATATCAGAGTTCAAACAACCAGTCACCAAGTTTTCCTGCAGCAGACAGGCACCAAACCTATCTCAATCCCAAGGATCAAACACCGATTATGCAGGCTAACTATGCCGTGAAACAAAATGGACACAAACCCAAGGAAATTCCCTCCATCGTAGACATGGAGAAACACGAGCCAATCAAAAAGTTTAGGGATAAAAGCATTAACTGCACTTCTGTTCAGCTGCTAAGCATTGACAAAACCACCAGTGTTGGGACACAAACAGAGCAGCAAGGGTTGGAACACAAAAAATGCAAGGAGTTATGTGCTCCAAGCCAAACTAAGTATGGTGAGAGGCACTCTCTAAAGCAATCAGATGATGACTCTGAAATTGTGAGTGATGATATCAGTGACATTTTTCGGTTTCTGGACGATATGAGCATCTGTGGATCTACAGGAGTTATGCAATCCTCCTGTTACAACAGCACTGGGTCACTGTCTCAGGTACGTAAATCTGATTGTGAAAGCTCTCCTGAACACAATTTAACTAAAATAACCAATGGGAATTCTAGTAACAAGCTAGATAAAGTCGTCCGGGCAGATATCAACAATACAGATGATGAACTAAAAACTAGTGTCTGCAAGTTAGTTCTCAGGATTGGTGAAATAGAAAAGAAACTAGAATCTCTGTCAGGCGTCAGAGAAGAAATCTCCCAAGTCCTGGGAAAACTAAATAAGTTGGatgaaaaaattcagcagccagaGAAGGTCAATGTACAAATAGATCTTAATTCCCTGACGAGTGAGGTTCAGTCAGATGAGAGCACCTCTCCACGGGTATTTCAGTGTCATAATGCTTCTCACGGAGGCAAATTGGAGAATAACCCTGACTGGTGCTGTTCTGATGTCAGCGGAAGTAACAGCGAAAGTCTTCGGGTAAAAgccttaaaaaaaagtttatttaccAGGAGGTCCTCACGGTCACTGACTGAGGAGAACAGCGCCACTGAATCCAAAATAGCAAGTATTTCCAACTCTCCTCGAGACTGGAGAGCTATCACATATACCAACCAAGTTGGCATGACAGAAGAGGAGATGAAAGACAGAGGTGGAGTTGAAAATAAGGACTGGCACAGGAAATCCAAAGAG GCAGACAGGCAGTATGAAATACCACAGCCACATAGACTCTCTAAACAACCAAAAGATGCTTTCTTGATTGAACAAGTCTTTAGTCCTCATCCCTACCCTGCATCACTCAAGTCACATATGAAAAGCAACCCACTCTACACAGACATGAGGTTGACAGAACTGGCTGAAGTTAAACGTGCCCAGCCATCATGGACCATAGAAGAATATACCAGGAATTCAGGAGATAAAGGCAAGCTTGCAGCTTTGGATCTACAA ACTCAAGAATCTTTAAATCCAAACAACTTAGAATACTGGATGGAAGACATTTATACTCCAGGCTATGATTCCTTATTAAAACGCAAAGAAGCTGAGTTCAGAAGAGCAAAAGTCTGCAAGATAGCTGCCCTGATTGCGGCTGCAGCTTGTACAGTTATCCTGGTCATTGTGGTTCCCATTTGTACTATGAAATCATGA